In Deltaproteobacteria bacterium GWC2_55_46, a single window of DNA contains:
- a CDS encoding 4-aminobutyrate aminotransferase produces MENDLKGRGARHLTPALVFHTDIEVKKAEGLYVESMDGKRYMDFSSGLATANIGHCPPEVIEAAKRQMDSLIHSGCIFRYSSEIELAERLASVTPGNIDMFFFSNSGAEAVEGAVKLARYATGRQGVIGFLGGFHGRTMGALSITTSAARYRRGYHPLMPSCYHAPYPYCFRCHMGMERGSCATECFEYLEKILKYQITPEEVACMVIEPLLGEGGYIVPPADFMRKVRELCSRHGILLIADEVQSGFGRTGRWFASEHFDLEPDIIVMAKGIASGFPLSAFGASADIMSKWPPGAHGTTFGGNPVSCAAAVATIDKIEKERLLENASRMGDHLLSRLLDIKNRRKGIGDVRGLGLMIGVEFIKADGGPDRERLDGVMKRCLDAGLIIIECGADKNIARLMPPLTVTGPEIDRALSIFEEAVA; encoded by the coding sequence ATGGAAAATGACCTCAAAGGACGCGGGGCCAGGCATCTTACTCCTGCCCTCGTATTCCACACTGACATCGAAGTCAAGAAGGCCGAGGGGCTCTACGTTGAGTCCATGGACGGGAAAAGGTACATGGACTTCTCCTCAGGGCTCGCCACGGCCAACATCGGCCATTGCCCGCCTGAGGTCATAGAGGCGGCAAAACGCCAGATGGACTCGCTCATCCACTCCGGCTGCATCTTCAGGTACTCATCCGAGATAGAGCTTGCCGAAAGGCTCGCGAGCGTTACCCCCGGCAACATAGATATGTTCTTCTTCTCCAATAGCGGGGCGGAGGCCGTCGAAGGGGCTGTGAAGCTCGCCAGGTACGCTACCGGACGGCAGGGGGTCATAGGCTTCCTGGGCGGCTTTCACGGCAGGACAATGGGGGCATTGAGCATTACGACATCGGCGGCAAGGTACAGGCGCGGCTACCACCCCCTCATGCCGTCATGCTACCACGCGCCGTACCCGTACTGCTTCCGCTGCCACATGGGCATGGAGCGCGGAAGCTGCGCGACAGAATGCTTCGAATACCTCGAAAAGATATTAAAATACCAGATAACGCCTGAAGAGGTTGCCTGCATGGTCATCGAGCCCCTCCTCGGCGAAGGCGGGTATATCGTGCCACCAGCCGATTTCATGCGGAAGGTAAGGGAGCTTTGCTCGAGGCACGGCATACTCCTCATCGCCGACGAGGTGCAAAGCGGCTTCGGCAGGACCGGCAGATGGTTCGCCTCAGAGCACTTCGATCTTGAGCCGGACATAATAGTCATGGCAAAGGGCATAGCCTCCGGCTTCCCCTTGAGCGCCTTCGGGGCATCGGCCGATATCATGTCGAAGTGGCCTCCGGGGGCGCACGGAACCACCTTCGGCGGAAACCCGGTATCGTGCGCGGCGGCGGTGGCGACCATTGACAAGATAGAAAAGGAGAGGCTCCTGGAGAACGCCTCAAGGATGGGGGATCACTTGCTTTCAAGACTTCTGGATATCAAGAACAGGCGAAAGGGCATAGGCGACGTAAGGGGGCTTGGACTCATGATAGGGGTCGAGTTCATAAAGGCTGACGGCGGCCCTGACAGGGAACGGCTCGATGGCGTGATGAAACGGTGCCTTGACGCCGGCCTCATCATAATCGAGTGCGGGGCAGACAAGAACATAGCGCGCCTGATGCCTCCTTTGACCGTCACCGGCCCGGAGATAGACAGGGCCCTTTCGATATTCGAGGAGGCAGTTGCTTGA
- a CDS encoding GTPase — translation MRKRIIIMGAAGRDFHNFNCLYRDDPASEVVAFTAAQIPFIHDRKYPPSLSGPLYPDGIPIYPEEKLPELIKKYRASEVVFSYSDVSHEYVMHRATLATALGASFVLPSPEETMLKSSRPVISVSAVRTGCGKSGVTRYIGRTLLEAGKKPVVIRHPMPYGDLARQRLQRFASTADFRKERCTLEEIEEYEPLVVAGLVVYAGVDYAAVLKEAEKEGELIIWDGGNNDLPFITPDLELVVADPLRPGHELLYYPGETNMRRARAVIINKAKDAPAASIEQVINNTKALNPQAAIIKTSSEITVEKEIKGKKTLVIEDGPTLTHGGMTYGAGIIAARRYGADTVDPRPHAVGTIKETLDKYPGLEKLIPAMGYSEEQKKELEDSIERTPCDIVLIATPIDLSAIIRIKKPAVRVRYDIAEIDPPGLKGLVLDFTDQLGLK, via the coding sequence ATGAGGAAACGTATCATAATAATGGGCGCCGCGGGACGGGACTTCCATAACTTCAATTGCCTTTACAGGGACGACCCGGCAAGCGAGGTAGTCGCCTTCACCGCCGCCCAGATACCTTTTATCCATGACAGGAAGTACCCCCCTTCCCTTTCCGGCCCGCTCTACCCGGACGGCATACCAATCTATCCGGAAGAAAAGCTCCCGGAGCTGATAAAAAAATACCGGGCCAGCGAGGTAGTCTTCTCCTACAGCGACGTATCCCATGAATACGTGATGCACAGAGCGACGCTCGCGACGGCGCTTGGCGCGTCGTTTGTGCTCCCGTCGCCTGAAGAGACGATGCTCAAATCGTCGCGCCCCGTCATCTCGGTCTCAGCCGTGAGGACCGGCTGCGGAAAGAGCGGGGTCACGAGATATATAGGGCGAACTCTCCTTGAAGCCGGTAAAAAGCCGGTGGTCATCCGCCATCCCATGCCATACGGCGACCTTGCCAGACAGCGCCTCCAGAGGTTCGCCTCTACAGCCGACTTCAGGAAAGAGCGGTGCACGCTTGAAGAGATAGAAGAGTACGAGCCTCTTGTGGTTGCCGGGCTTGTCGTCTACGCCGGGGTCGATTACGCGGCCGTTTTAAAAGAGGCTGAAAAGGAAGGCGAGCTGATCATCTGGGACGGAGGCAACAACGACCTGCCCTTCATAACGCCTGACCTCGAGCTTGTAGTGGCCGACCCTCTAAGGCCAGGACATGAACTCTTATATTATCCGGGCGAGACGAACATGAGGAGGGCCCGCGCGGTGATCATAAACAAGGCGAAGGACGCCCCCGCCGCCTCGATAGAGCAGGTCATCAATAACACGAAGGCGCTTAACCCACAGGCAGCGATCATAAAGACATCCTCAGAGATAACCGTCGAGAAAGAGATAAAGGGAAAAAAAACCCTTGTCATAGAGGACGGCCCGACCCTCACCCACGGCGGCATGACTTATGGCGCAGGGATAATTGCGGCCCGACGGTACGGCGCCGACACGGTCGACCCAAGGCCCCATGCCGTCGGCACCATCAAGGAGACCCTGGATAAATACCCCGGGCTCGAAAAGCTCATCCCGGCGATGGGATACTCGGAGGAGCAGAAAAAGGAACTCGAGGATTCGATAGAACGTACGCCCTGCGACATCGTCCTCATCGCGACACCCATCGACCTTTCAGCGATAATCCGGATAAAGAAACCTGCCGTAAGGGTGCGCTACGACATAGCCGAGATCGACCCCCCGGGGCTTAAAGGCCTTGTGCTCGATTTCACCGATCAGCTGGGGCTTAAGTGA
- a CDS encoding aldehyde dehydrogenase, translating to MAVKYRNLIGGRWIEARSGKTLDSVNPADTGEIVGVVPASGKADIDAAVRAAKEAFDGWRLTPAPKRGEILFRAAEGLLKHKEELGRLVTMEMGKILPEGMGDVQEAIDMAYYMAGEGRRLSGETVPSELNSKDCKSIRVPVGAFALITPWNFPTAIPAWKIFPCLIAGNTAVFKPSSYTPVAAARLVDIITEAGLPPGVLNLVHGTGDEAGEYLATHPGIDGVSFTGSSAVGARLARLCSGIEKEISCEMGGKNPIIVMGDARLDLAVEGALWGGFGTSGQRCTAASRVIAHEPVYDRFIEMFTGAARRLKIGNGLDAGVQMGPVINRSQMEKVLGLIEIGRKEGAKLALGGNALKDGRFAKGFFIEPTIFIDADPNMRIAQEEIFGPVVTVIKARDLKHAIDIANGVQYGLSSSIYTQDVNNSAIAERDLDAGIVYINAPTIGAEIQLPFGGTKRSGLGRKDAGGRGGALDTFTKWKVIYRDFSGRLQKAQIDKD from the coding sequence ATGGCGGTCAAGTACCGTAACCTGATAGGCGGCAGATGGATCGAGGCGCGTTCCGGCAAGACACTCGATAGCGTAAACCCGGCAGATACCGGCGAAATAGTCGGCGTTGTGCCCGCCTCCGGCAAAGCGGATATTGACGCCGCGGTCAGAGCCGCGAAAGAGGCATTCGACGGCTGGCGGCTTACGCCTGCGCCCAAGCGCGGCGAGATACTTTTCAGGGCCGCGGAAGGCCTCCTCAAGCACAAGGAAGAGCTTGGCCGCCTTGTCACAATGGAGATGGGAAAGATCCTCCCTGAAGGCATGGGGGACGTGCAGGAGGCCATCGACATGGCCTACTACATGGCCGGAGAGGGCAGAAGGCTCTCAGGCGAGACCGTCCCATCAGAGCTAAACTCCAAGGACTGTAAGTCCATAAGGGTCCCTGTCGGCGCCTTTGCCCTCATAACGCCATGGAACTTCCCGACTGCGATTCCGGCGTGGAAGATATTCCCCTGCCTCATCGCCGGCAACACCGCCGTCTTCAAGCCGTCGAGCTATACCCCCGTAGCGGCGGCAAGGCTCGTCGATATCATAACCGAAGCTGGCCTTCCGCCGGGTGTCCTTAACCTCGTGCACGGCACAGGGGACGAGGCAGGCGAATACCTTGCCACCCACCCCGGCATAGACGGGGTCTCTTTCACCGGCTCGTCGGCAGTGGGAGCGAGGCTTGCGCGCCTGTGCAGCGGCATCGAAAAGGAAATATCATGCGAGATGGGCGGCAAAAACCCGATCATCGTGATGGGCGACGCAAGGCTCGACCTCGCCGTTGAAGGCGCCCTCTGGGGCGGCTTCGGCACATCCGGGCAGAGGTGCACGGCAGCGAGCAGGGTAATAGCGCATGAGCCTGTATACGACCGTTTTATAGAGATGTTCACCGGCGCGGCAAGACGATTAAAAATCGGCAATGGCCTTGACGCCGGGGTGCAGATGGGCCCTGTAATAAACAGATCACAGATGGAAAAGGTCCTTGGGCTTATCGAAATAGGCAGAAAAGAAGGGGCGAAGCTCGCCCTCGGCGGCAATGCCCTGAAGGACGGCCGATTCGCCAAGGGCTTCTTCATAGAGCCGACCATATTCATCGACGCAGACCCTAATATGAGGATAGCGCAGGAGGAGATATTCGGCCCGGTGGTGACGGTCATAAAGGCCAGGGACCTTAAGCACGCGATAGATATAGCCAACGGCGTCCAGTACGGCCTTTCGTCATCGATATATACGCAGGACGTAAACAACTCGGCGATAGCCGAGCGCGACCTTGACGCCGGGATCGTCTACATAAACGCGCCGACCATAGGCGCGGAGATACAGCTCCCCTTCGGCGGCACGAAAAGGAGCGGCCTTGGCAGGAAGGACGCCGGCGGCAGGGGCGGCGCCCTTGATACCTTCACCAAATGGAAGGTCATATACAGGGACTTTAGCGGACGCCTCCAGAAGGCACAGATTGACAAGGACTAA